Proteins from a single region of Urocitellus parryii isolate mUroPar1 chromosome 4, mUroPar1.hap1, whole genome shotgun sequence:
- the Chrm4 gene encoding muscarinic acetylcholine receptor M4: MANFTPVNGSSGNQSVRLVTSTHNRYETVEMVFIATVTGSLSLVTVVGNILVMLSIKVNRQLQTVNNYFLFSLACADLIIGAFSMNLYTVYIIKGYWPLGAVVCDLWLALDYVVSNASVMNLLIISFDRYFCVTKPLTYPARRTTKMAGLMIAAAWVLSFVLWAPAILFWQFVVGKRTVPDNQCFIQFLSNPAVTFGTAIAAFYLPVVIMTVLYIHISLASRSRVHKHRPEGPKEKKAKTLAFLKSPLMKQSVKKPPPGGAAREELRNGKLEEAPPPALPPPPRPMGDKDTSNESSSGSATQNTKERPPTELSTTEATTPAMPAPNLQPRTLNPASKWSKIQIVTKQTGNECVTAIEIVPATPAGMRPAANVARKFASIARNQVRKKRQMAARERKVTRTIFAILLAFILTWTPYNVMVLVNTFCQSCIPDTVWSIGYWLCYVNSTINPACYALCNATFKKTFRHLLLCQYRNIGTAR, from the coding sequence ATGGCGAACTTCACACCAGTCAATGGCAGCTCGGGCAACCAGTCTGTGCGCCTGGTCACGTCAACCCATAACCGCTATGAGACCGTGGAGATGGTATTCATCGCCACAGTGACAGGCTCACTGAGCCTGGTGACTGTTGTGGGCAACATCCTGGTGATGCTGTCCATCAAGGTCAACAGGCAGCTGCAGACCGTCAACAACTACTTCCTGTTCAGCCTGGCCTGCGCCGACCTCATCATAGGCGCCTTCTCCATGAACCTCTACACCGTGTACATCATCAAGGGCTACTGGCCCCTGGGGGCTGTGGTCTGTGACCTGTGGCTGGCTCTGGACTACGTAGTGAGCAATGCGTCGGTCATGAACCTTCTCATCATCAGCTTTGACCGATACTTCTGCGTCACCAAGCCCCTCACCTACCCCGCCCGGCGTACCACCAAGATGGCGGGCCTCATGATTGCTGCTGCCTGGGTCCTGTCCTTCGTTCTCTGGGCCCCTGCCATCTTGTTCTGGCAGTTCGTGGTGGGCAAGAGGACGGTGCCGGACAACCAATGCTTCATCCAGTTCCTGTCCAACCCAGCAGTGACCTTTGGCACAGCCATTGCTGCCTTCTACCTGCCCGTGGTCATCATGACGGTGCTCTACATCCACATCTCTCTGGCCAGTCGCAGCCGAGTTCACAAGCACCGGCCTGAAGGCCCCAAGGAGAAGAAGGCCAAGACTCTGGCCTTCCTCAAGAGCCCCCTGATGAAGCAGAGTGTCAAGAAACCCCCACCCGGAGGAGCAGCTCGGGAGGAGCTGAGAAACGGGAAGCTAGAGGAGGCCCCTCCGCCAGCCCTGCCACCGCCACCACGCCCCATGGGTGACAAGGACACCTCCAATGAGTCCAGCTCAGGCAGTGCCACCCAGAACACCAAGGAACGACCACCCACAGAGCTGTCTACCACAGAGGCCACCACGCCTGCCATGCCTGCCCCTAACCTGCAGCCACGGACCCTCAACCCCGCCTCCAAATGGTCCAAAATCCAGATTGTGACGAAGCAGACAGGCAATGAGTGTGTGACAGCAATCGAGATTGTACCTGCCACTCCAGCTGGCATGCGTCCGGCAGCCAACGTGGCCCGCAAGTTTGCCAGCATTGCTCGCAACCAGGTGCGCAAGAAGCGGCAGATGGCAGCCCGGGAGCGCAAAGTGACGAGGACCATCTTTGCCATCCTGCTGGCCTTCATCCTCACCTGGACACCCTACAATGTCATGGTCCTGGTGAACACCTTCTGCCAGAGCTGCATCCCTGACACAGTGTGGTCCATCGGCTACTGGCTCTGCTACGTCAACAGCACCATCAACCCCGCCTGCTACGCGCTCTGCAACGCCACCTTTAAAAAGACCTTCCGGCACCTGTTGCTCTGCCAGTATCGGAACATCGGAACTGCCAGGTAG
- the Mdk gene encoding midkine, producing MQHRGFLLLALFALLALTSAVAKKKDKVKKGVPGSECAEWTWGPCTPSSKDCGAGSREGTCGAQTQRIRCRVPCNWKKEFGADCKYKFESWGACDGGTGTKARQGTLKKARYNAQCQETIRVTKPCTPKTKAKAKAKKGKGKD from the exons ATGCAGCACCGTGGCTTCCTCCTCCTCGCCCTTTTCGCGCTGCTGGCGCTCACCTCCGCGGTGGCCAAAAAGAAAG ATAAAGTGAAGAAGGGCGTCCCAGGGAGCGAGTGCGCAGAGTGGACCTGGGGACCCTGCACCCCCAGCAGCAAGGACTGCGGCGCGGGTTCCCGCGAGGGCACCTGCGGGGCCCAGACCCAGCGCATCCGGTGCAGGGTGCCTTGCAACTGGAAGAAGGAGTTTGGAG CCGACTGCAAATACAAGTTTGAGAGCTGGGGGGCGTGTGATGGGGGCACAGGCACCAAAGCCCGCCAAGGCACCTTGAAGAAGGCCCGGTACAATGCCCAGTGCCAGGAGACCATCCGCGTGACCAAGCCCTGTACTCCCAAGACCAAAGCCAAGGCCAAAG ccaagaaagggaaaggaaaagactgA